CAACAACAGCCCCAGTTGGTAATGGGCGTCCGCCGAATCAGGCTTCAACTCCACGACGCGGCGGAAGGCCTCGATGGCCCCGGCCGTATCGCCGAGGCTGTAGCGCACCAGGCCCAGCGCATAGTGTACCTGGGGCCAGGAGGGCTGCTGGGCGACGGCGGTATTCAAGGCGGCCTGTGCTTCCTTCCAATGACGTTTGGCCATCAACAACATGGCGATCTTGAGATGGGCCAGGGTGACCTGCGGATCGCGCTGGATCACGCGGCGGTATTCCTCAAGCGCCCCGTCCATGTCGCCCAGCCCGGCGAGCGCCTCTCCAAGCTCAAGCCGGGCATCGATCAAATCCGGGTAGTCGCGGACCGTTTCGCGAAACTTGGTTGCGGCGTCCAGGTATTCACCCCTGTGCAAGAGAGCCTTCGCCTCATCCAATGGGTTGGCGGGAAGCGTGGCTGCCTCAGGCGCCGGCTGCGTCGGAGGAGCTGTTTCCGCAGTTTCTGCTGTTTCCGCTGTTTCTTGGCCGGGCGCCGGCTCCTGAACGACCGGTTCAGGAGGAGGTGCTCCTTCCGCCGGAGGAGGCACGGTGGCGGCGGGAGCCGGGACGTGCGGCGAGGGAAGGGGACTCTCTTCCACTTGCGGAGTCGGCAGGGTGAGTTCCGGTGGGAGATCCGGGCGAGGTTGCGGCTGGGCAGCCGTGCCGGAGCCGGGGCTGGTCAGGTCGGGCGGCGCGGCGAGGGAGGAATCCGAATCGCGGTTGCTCTGAGGTTCGGAAGCTTGGTTGCCTTCCGGACCGGAACCTTGAGGGCCGGAGGGAGGGGCGGATTCGGTCGAAGCGGGCTGCGAAGGGCCTTCAATGACCGGTTGCGCAAACGGGGCGGAGCCATCGGCTTCGAGCGCAAGGAACCAGAGGAGGACCAATCTGAGCAGGAGTTTCATGGTATTTCGCTCGGCACGCAGTCACGCGATTCCCATTATAGCAATCAGACCGTCTCCGTTACATCTTCGGCCTGACTCATCCTTCCGCTCTTGAACATGGTGAGGCTGCCGCTGTAACGTAGTCGAACGATACGGTCCGCCGGACGAGCAACCCTCCGGAGCTGTCGTCTTACATCCTTATAAATCTTCTACAAAGGAGGAATACCATGCCATTGCGACTAGGCGATGAAGCCCCCAATTTTACGGCCGATACGACCGAGGGCAAGATCAACTTTCACGAGTGGCTGGGCAACGGATGGGGCATTCTCTTCTCGCACCCCAAGGACTTTACGCCCGTCTGCACCACCGAGCTGGGCTACATGGCGAAGATCGCGAACGAGTTCAAAAAACGGAACGTCAAGATTCTTGCCGTGAGCGTCGACCCGCTCGATGCCCATAAGGGATGGATCAACGACATCAATGAAACGCAAAACTGCACCGTGAACTATCCGCTGATCGCCGACCCGGACAAGAAGGTCGCGACGCTCTACGACATGATCCACCCGAACGCGCTCGACAATATGACCGTCCGGTCCGTGTTCGTGATCGGACCGGACAAGAAGATCAAGCTTACCCTGACCTACCCAGCCTCCTGCGGCAGGAACTTCGACGAATTGCTGAGGGTCATCGATTCGCTGCAACTGACCGCGAACTATAAGGTGGCCACCCCGGTGAACTGGAGGGAAGGGCAGGACTGCATCATCACCCCGGCGGTCAACGACGAAGAGGCCAAGCAGCTCTTCCCGAAGGGCTTCAAGACCATCAAGCCCTATCTCCGCTACACCCCGCAGCCGAATAAGTAAGGGCCTGGGGCCGGTCTGAACGGAGAAGAGCCGCTTTCGAGCGGCTCTTCTTTTTTCGGCTCCTGAGAGGTCCGAGATGATCGTTTCTGTTCGAGCGGCTACACCAATAGCAGGCCCGCTTGTTTGACTGTTCGCCAGGCGCTCTTCCGTGACCAGGAGTCGAACGCCGAGGGGCCGCCGAACGGATAGGTCTCTCGCATCTCTGCCAATCTCCGGTAAGCCGGCGGTGATTGTTTGTTCCGAGTATTAGCGGCCGCGATCAGTTCCAGCAACCATTGCGCCTGTGGCTTGTCGAGGCGGATGCGACGATCCTCCGTTTCGTTCGGGAGAATGACCGTACAGCGCTGCCTGTCGGTCTGTTCGATGACCGGCTGCCCTCCGATCCAGACCAGTTGCCTGTTGTGATCGGCGAGGGAGCGGCCGGCAGGCTTCGATGGTTTTACGGCGCGTGCGATCCAATCGCGCGGGACGGTCGTTACAGGCGCGCGGTGGGTAAACCAGCGATGGACCGGCCTCTCAAATCCTTGCCGTTCCATATAGGCTGAGAGCGCGGTGCGAAGGCCGAGCCCCAGCCAATCGGGAACCCTGGCCGACCGGTCTTCATGGACCAGATCGTTTTCCGCAAACCCTTGAAACGCCGGTCCAAGAATCCCGATGCCGTGGCGGCCGGGGTCGAGGCCGATTGGGCTGTGGGCGGTGGCGACGAATTTGTGCCAGAACGCGGATTGAATCAGATCCGCGGCGAAGAGTTGCCGGACCCGTTCGAGGCTGTCGACCGTTTCTTGGATCGTCTCGCTCGGGAATCCATACATCAGGTACGCATGGATAA
The DNA window shown above is from Nitrospira tepida and carries:
- a CDS encoding tetratricopeptide repeat protein → MKLLLRLVLLWFLALEADGSAPFAQPVIEGPSQPASTESAPPSGPQGSGPEGNQASEPQSNRDSDSSLAAPPDLTSPGSGTAAQPQPRPDLPPELTLPTPQVEESPLPSPHVPAPAATVPPPAEGAPPPEPVVQEPAPGQETAETAETAETAPPTQPAPEAATLPANPLDEAKALLHRGEYLDAATKFRETVRDYPDLIDARLELGEALAGLGDMDGALEEYRRVIQRDPQVTLAHLKIAMLLMAKRHWKEAQAALNTAVAQQPSWPQVHYALGLVRYSLGDTAGAIEAFRRVVELKPDSADAHYQLGLLLKLTKRTRDAAVEFATAAAAGHPRAQYFIGAAYASGSGIEKQMGTAVQWWMAAEDQGVQEAHDALARLRRAIYKWPDSPEGIKAAQAFAAYREALWKEFPSISRNDNEDSLGGHLLALNHIGEAIPVLIREASAMDTLAGSQLALIYEKGADPIVPPFDPRILRYFESAAADGVPQAKLTLARIRALGLGVPADRQSALGLLKGLHGIKADQLLNDWAAAANGATPPADQAKQAGTAP
- a CDS encoding peroxiredoxin — protein: MPLRLGDEAPNFTADTTEGKINFHEWLGNGWGILFSHPKDFTPVCTTELGYMAKIANEFKKRNVKILAVSVDPLDAHKGWINDINETQNCTVNYPLIADPDKKVATLYDMIHPNALDNMTVRSVFVIGPDKKIKLTLTYPASCGRNFDELLRVIDSLQLTANYKVATPVNWREGQDCIITPAVNDEEAKQLFPKGFKTIKPYLRYTPQPNK